The following coding sequences are from one Natronorubrum halophilum window:
- a CDS encoding IS6 family transposase, with the protein MLADLLSKSYDEDLEEAWENERTANALTGVAVRLHATGCSLRETTTVLAELGVERSYGAVWNGVRRLADSVPDPSSASPTRVAVDETAVKINGEWSWLYAAINLDTKLILDAQLFSRHGTDPAAAFLYRLREKHDLSEAVFLVDQFSYRTALARVGLNGRVDYTDRNLIEKWFHTFKMRVNRFHNSWVGSRRSARKWIDQFVHYYNHQRPHQSLDGKTPADEVLN; encoded by the coding sequence ATGCTCGCAGACCTGCTCAGCAAGAGCTACGATGAGGATTTAGAAGAAGCTTGGGAGAACGAACGGACGGCGAACGCCCTAACGGGCGTCGCCGTCCGTCTCCACGCCACCGGTTGTTCGCTTCGAGAGACAACAACGGTTCTCGCTGAATTAGGCGTTGAACGCTCTTATGGAGCGGTTTGGAATGGGGTACGTCGGCTAGCTGACAGCGTTCCTGACCCGTCGTCGGCTTCGCCGACGCGGGTCGCGGTTGACGAGACCGCTGTCAAGATCAACGGCGAATGGTCTTGGTTGTACGCTGCAATAAACCTCGATACAAAGTTGATTCTTGATGCTCAGTTATTCAGCCGCCACGGCACTGATCCGGCAGCTGCGTTCCTGTATAGACTCCGCGAGAAACACGATCTCTCCGAAGCAGTGTTTCTCGTCGATCAATTTAGCTATCGGACTGCCCTTGCTCGGGTAGGACTGAACGGTCGGGTTGACTATACCGATCGAAACCTGATCGAAAAGTGGTTTCACACCTTCAAAATGCGCGTTAACCGTTTCCATAACTCGTGGGTGGGCAGTCGGCGGAGTGCCCGCAAATGGATTGATCAGTTTGTGCATTACTACAACCATCAAAGACCGCATCAATCGCTCGATGGAAAGACGCCAGCTGACGAGGTGCTAAACTAG
- a CDS encoding HNH endonuclease, which translates to MTVEASTRPSESRFVDVTTVFARNASTKVSPEKRQKSEDYEAAHIFPHSKGGETDIENPQLLCKHHNQVKGSNSV; encoded by the coding sequence ATGACCGTAGAAGCCTCAACGAGACCGAGTGAATCAAGATTTGTCGACGTGACAACGGTCTTTGCCAGGAATGCCTCGACGAAGGTAAGCCCGGAAAAGAGGCAAAAGTCTGAGGACTACGAAGCCGCTCACATCTTTCCTCATTCTAAAGGTGGCGAAACAGATATCGAGAACCCCCAGCTACTCTGCAAACACCACAACCAGGTAAAAGGAAGTAACAGTGTTTAG
- a CDS encoding Cdc6/Cdc18 family protein, with product MGREGRRIGSDHPAGEKDNEPSSADPENPESTGEDAESPDTSQMTFENESNPTDSSQDATNGDDSGISIRDRLQTESSGGVFANKDLVRSDTIIDEDRIVGRDDQLGRVVDNLKPVLQNEGIPDMLLSGPSGTGKSLIIHAVCKQIVELCESQGKTFGVLSINCEGPKTADRAVYRLVKAAAEDLGVDPGVPQTGVSTDQKLERLYELMREHYDGVIFILDEIDTLEGPYQEAEYNSLIYQLSRARKLADFDGPISLTTITNYADFMKDLNSRAQSSYNPDDIFFDDYDATQLRSILKNRQDAFKSGSLSDDVIPLVAAFGSQTHGDARKAIDLLRWAGELAERRGADTVIETDVREAQEKYTENRKLRHISGISTQKKLSIYAVAATAHYAREYPEWIPAGPAFKTYQFIADTMDADQYSRETFVNHVTEQSTYGVLDFERRGKGRGRGVHMYFSLSEDPETIMGTIREDSRFKDLAHEEATISAVVRERLKQFRSKN from the coding sequence ATGGGACGAGAGGGACGTAGAATAGGATCGGATCATCCGGCAGGTGAGAAGGATAACGAACCCTCTTCTGCTGATCCTGAAAATCCTGAGTCAACGGGTGAGGATGCAGAGTCTCCCGATACGTCACAAATGACGTTCGAAAATGAATCGAATCCTACCGATTCATCTCAAGACGCAACAAACGGCGACGATAGTGGCATCTCAATCCGGGATCGGCTACAAACTGAGTCGTCCGGTGGAGTCTTCGCGAACAAAGATCTCGTTCGGTCAGATACTATCATTGACGAGGATCGTATCGTCGGTCGTGATGACCAGCTAGGTCGTGTCGTCGACAATCTAAAACCGGTGCTCCAGAACGAAGGAATTCCTGATATGCTCCTGAGTGGGCCCTCTGGAACTGGGAAGTCGCTTATCATTCATGCAGTCTGTAAACAGATCGTCGAACTATGTGAGTCACAGGGCAAGACCTTCGGGGTCCTCTCTATCAACTGCGAGGGGCCGAAGACAGCAGATCGTGCTGTCTATCGGTTAGTTAAAGCTGCTGCCGAAGACCTCGGTGTTGATCCTGGTGTTCCCCAAACCGGTGTCTCAACGGATCAAAAGCTCGAGCGGTTGTACGAACTAATGCGTGAGCATTACGACGGTGTCATCTTCATCCTTGATGAGATCGACACGCTCGAGGGACCGTACCAGGAGGCAGAATACAATTCTCTCATCTACCAGCTTTCTCGGGCTCGAAAACTCGCTGATTTTGATGGTCCGATCTCGCTTACGACTATCACGAACTATGCCGATTTCATGAAGGATCTCAACAGCCGCGCACAGAGTTCCTACAATCCTGACGACATCTTCTTCGACGATTACGATGCGACACAGCTCCGTAGTATTCTCAAAAATCGGCAGGACGCATTCAAATCGGGATCACTTTCGGATGACGTCATTCCGCTTGTTGCCGCGTTCGGGTCCCAAACACACGGGGATGCGCGGAAAGCGATTGACCTTCTCAGGTGGGCTGGCGAATTAGCTGAGCGGCGTGGTGCTGACACGGTCATCGAGACTGATGTCCGTGAGGCCCAGGAGAAATATACCGAAAATCGAAAACTCCGCCATATTAGTGGAATCTCGACTCAAAAGAAACTCTCCATCTACGCCGTGGCGGCCACTGCCCATTACGCAAGAGAATATCCTGAGTGGATACCCGCTGGACCTGCGTTCAAGACGTACCAATTCATTGCTGACACGATGGATGCAGATCAGTACAGTCGTGAGACTTTCGTAAATCACGTAACCGAGCAGAGTACATACGGTGTGTTGGACTTTGAGCGCCGAGGCAAGGGTCGAGGCAGAGGAGTACATATGTATTTCTCCCTCTCCGAGGATCCGGAAACGATTATGGGGACGATTCGTGAGGATTCCCGGTTCAAAGATCTGGCTCACGAAGAGGCGACTATTAGCGCAGTTGTCCGCGAACGGCTGAAGCAGTTCCGTAGCAAGAACTAA
- a CDS encoding helix-turn-helix domain-containing protein, with the protein MSTSDHPPSDLESVRERLNVVTQETRFALLQDILGHPSELPTLKELDYVNPSKSQTTIRQHLQQLVDAGIVEEVLLPEDRRQNDLPYKFYGISESGRQFLEEHKLHRAQDTLREIYDHVEKTDVIKRYETAPRPGR; encoded by the coding sequence ATGAGTACGTCCGATCACCCGCCAAGCGACCTGGAGTCCGTTCGAGAGCGGCTCAACGTCGTCACCCAGGAGACGCGGTTTGCGCTCCTCCAGGACATCCTTGGGCATCCGTCGGAATTACCGACGCTGAAAGAACTCGACTACGTCAACCCGAGCAAGAGCCAGACGACGATTCGCCAGCACCTTCAGCAGCTCGTCGACGCTGGTATCGTCGAGGAAGTGCTCCTGCCAGAAGATCGCCGCCAGAATGACCTGCCGTACAAGTTCTACGGGATCAGTGAGAGTGGTCGACAGTTCCTCGAGGAGCATAAGCTCCACCGGGCACAAGACACGCTTCGAGAGATCTACGACCACGTGGAGAAAACCGACGTCATCAAACGCTACGAAACCGCGCCGCGACCCGGGCGCTAA
- a CDS encoding AAA family ATPase has protein sequence MKIEELQINNFRGITELEKQPKGDNIGLIGPNGSGKSSVMDAIDFLLTGTVQRMTGEGTGDISIEDHGPHVDSDPEDSWVEITFSNDSEKITLKRTVEDNSLEYDGELPDSLELLIDAAERGQHLLSRSEILNFIVARKQSRSEQLRTLLKLSNIKQKRLELQGAADQLGTEADRKEREYSSSQQRLFSLFEEEAQSLEEVQQKVNQIREDLDGEPLDELDPDTEFRNELESPTDRASASPIQSKQTKELLTKIEEWFENDVEEFLELEAELREKTEAVRSDEEALRALDVLELIQDGRQFLDEDADCCPLCLTDWDAEELEELLEEREEKAAEANKKMEELNGIQQELLPLLTEIRTAVDSLTNILGQHDDFDTENLEDLFTDLEEYEENLEDNIVDELPYEEYEREERKQVLKPENAVEYISELKSRAEDLPDLDALQNAWDVLNSAYENYQDVIRLETVSEEYREAADQMDEVQKEFINSRDSVLNETYEAISEQFEKYYKTIHGEEEDFSPDISPTETGLDIQVGFHGRGKHPPHALHSEGHQDSMGLCLYLALCDYLEGGDLPLIMLDDVVMSVDAEHRRPLANLLEKEISSDFQILMTTHDELWYRHLKTVGVLSRRSTIKFSSWSLDDGPQIIGKSGDEWDRVEELMDEGDVQAAASRLRHTAEWFLRETCHQLGARVQFKSDSRWTLGDFSGPAMSRFKELLKQAKRAGSSWGNDISDINDLDDKRSQVYTQFNNEMGAVNPNVHFNEDEWATFTIAELQPAVDAFKELYDLFWCSNCNSCLSVVEEGYEEVALKCSCGGKAHWTLEEN, from the coding sequence ATGAAGATTGAGGAGCTCCAGATCAACAACTTTCGAGGCATCACTGAACTTGAGAAACAACCTAAAGGCGATAATATCGGGTTGATTGGGCCGAACGGTTCTGGAAAGAGCTCTGTGATGGATGCTATCGACTTCCTCTTAACTGGTACTGTACAGAGAATGACCGGGGAGGGAACAGGCGACATCTCAATTGAGGATCACGGACCACACGTCGATAGTGATCCTGAGGACTCTTGGGTCGAGATCACTTTCTCGAACGACTCCGAGAAAATCACCTTGAAGCGTACAGTCGAGGACAACTCGCTGGAGTATGATGGCGAACTCCCGGACTCACTTGAGTTGCTTATTGATGCTGCAGAGAGAGGACAGCATCTGTTGTCCCGAAGTGAGATACTCAACTTTATCGTAGCACGGAAACAGTCACGGTCGGAGCAACTACGCACACTACTGAAGCTAAGCAATATCAAGCAGAAGCGGTTAGAGCTCCAGGGAGCTGCAGATCAACTAGGTACTGAGGCCGACCGGAAAGAAAGAGAATACAGCAGTAGTCAACAACGTCTGTTCAGCCTTTTTGAGGAAGAAGCACAGTCGTTAGAGGAAGTACAGCAGAAGGTAAACCAGATAAGAGAAGACTTGGATGGCGAACCTCTGGACGAACTTGATCCAGATACCGAGTTTCGGAACGAGCTCGAGTCTCCTACTGATCGGGCGAGTGCCAGCCCTATTCAGTCGAAACAAACCAAGGAACTCCTGACTAAAATCGAGGAATGGTTTGAGAACGATGTTGAAGAGTTTCTTGAACTGGAAGCTGAACTCAGAGAGAAAACCGAGGCAGTACGCTCTGACGAGGAGGCACTGCGCGCCTTAGACGTTTTAGAGTTAATCCAGGACGGGAGACAGTTCCTTGACGAGGATGCAGACTGTTGTCCGCTCTGCTTAACCGACTGGGATGCAGAAGAACTCGAAGAATTGTTGGAAGAAAGGGAAGAGAAGGCGGCCGAAGCCAACAAGAAAATGGAGGAGCTGAATGGTATTCAGCAGGAACTCCTTCCACTACTTACGGAGATTCGCACTGCGGTGGATTCCCTAACCAATATCTTAGGACAGCACGATGACTTCGATACAGAAAATCTCGAAGACTTGTTTACAGATCTGGAAGAGTACGAGGAAAACCTGGAAGACAATATCGTTGATGAACTGCCTTACGAGGAATACGAAAGAGAAGAACGGAAACAGGTATTGAAGCCTGAAAACGCCGTTGAGTACATTTCCGAGCTGAAGAGCCGTGCCGAGGATCTTCCTGATCTCGATGCTCTTCAGAATGCTTGGGACGTACTGAACTCTGCCTACGAAAACTACCAAGACGTGATACGGCTGGAGACGGTGTCGGAAGAGTACCGGGAAGCCGCAGACCAGATGGATGAAGTACAGAAGGAATTCATCAACAGCCGTGACAGCGTCCTGAACGAGACCTACGAGGCTATCTCAGAACAGTTTGAAAAATACTATAAGACGATACACGGAGAAGAGGAAGACTTCTCACCAGATATAAGCCCGACCGAAACCGGGCTTGATATTCAAGTTGGGTTCCATGGAAGAGGTAAACATCCACCTCATGCGCTCCACAGCGAAGGTCACCAGGACAGCATGGGTCTCTGCCTCTACCTAGCCCTATGTGATTACCTGGAAGGCGGCGATCTCCCCCTCATAATGCTGGATGACGTTGTTATGTCGGTAGACGCGGAACACAGGCGGCCTCTCGCAAACCTGCTGGAGAAAGAGATCTCCTCGGACTTCCAGATCTTGATGACTACGCACGATGAGCTCTGGTACCGTCACCTGAAAACCGTCGGCGTGCTTTCCCGGCGTAGCACAATCAAGTTCTCCAGCTGGTCTCTTGATGATGGCCCACAGATAATCGGGAAATCCGGCGATGAATGGGACCGTGTTGAGGAACTCATGGATGAAGGTGACGTCCAGGCCGCAGCCTCCCGCCTCAGGCATACTGCCGAGTGGTTCCTCCGTGAAACCTGCCATCAACTAGGAGCTCGTGTCCAGTTCAAGTCCGATTCGCGTTGGACACTAGGCGACTTCTCCGGTCCCGCTATGTCCCGGTTCAAAGAGCTTCTCAAACAAGCAAAACGGGCAGGCAGCTCATGGGGCAACGATATTTCGGACATCAACGATCTCGACGACAAACGAAGCCAGGTCTACACCCAGTTCAACAACGAGATGGGTGCGGTCAACCCGAACGTCCACTTCAACGAGGACGAGTGGGCGACATTCACCATCGCAGAACTCCAGCCTGCCGTAGATGCCTTTAAAGAACTCTACGACCTGTTCTGGTGTAGCAACTGCAACTCCTGCCTATCCGTAGTCGAGGAGGGTTATGAAGAAGTCGCACTGAAGTGCTCATGTGGAGGTAAAGCTCACTGGACTTTAGAAGAAAACTAA
- a CDS encoding GIY-YIG nuclease family protein has translation MIKAALWESWLEDTLLQDLRSDETSDPVPFFEHTEGEPETSSALSSYKWGKNDGEYLYLVYLLDEDDTDVCDVTPIYVGESADISSRIGQHSRKIRNALPITEWEDDGQWGSFSKYDHIAAIYELADSPLYVWIIDVDELEYGPYGYDTYRQELEAKLVGLVHAQDHYERIFANREFVPNRVLHEIGKAGSEWVASEAPLSARPSADGKSKPVQRFTTKTGCWRDWVSDYMLTDIQNEERSDPVPLFDVTDDLQVHVNDDGILERSAEIDTCIRQEGKKCVDDSGVLEDGCDGLLYVMYHLETSPEQATPSDVVPRYIGKAETYGKKRELSSNFTEIAYDRNSTRSFARWGGGNYWHVGELSMALAGEDERKQHWVQALFDSDSQTLSQQTYLWVHAWSVEDDIGPYGTPATLAEVEPLLIGTAYDAYPGEFLNKSGVPDVAPIKADMLKSSSH, from the coding sequence ATGATAAAAGCAGCACTGTGGGAATCTTGGCTCGAGGACACGCTCCTACAGGATCTTCGCTCTGACGAGACTTCAGACCCGGTCCCGTTTTTCGAACACACAGAGGGCGAACCCGAGACGAGCAGTGCACTGAGCAGTTACAAGTGGGGTAAGAACGACGGAGAGTACCTATATCTGGTGTATCTGTTAGATGAAGATGATACGGACGTCTGCGACGTGACACCGATCTACGTCGGCGAATCTGCCGATATCAGTTCGCGAATCGGGCAGCACTCCCGAAAGATCCGGAATGCACTCCCGATCACGGAGTGGGAGGATGACGGTCAGTGGGGTAGTTTTTCGAAATACGACCATATCGCTGCAATCTACGAACTCGCAGATAGCCCACTGTATGTCTGGATCATTGACGTCGATGAACTCGAGTACGGTCCGTACGGATATGACACGTATAGACAGGAACTCGAGGCCAAACTCGTCGGACTTGTACATGCACAGGACCACTACGAGCGGATATTCGCGAACCGCGAGTTCGTTCCAAATCGAGTTCTTCACGAAATCGGAAAGGCTGGATCCGAATGGGTCGCAAGCGAAGCCCCATTGTCCGCTAGACCGTCAGCTGACGGCAAATCAAAACCAGTGCAGCGTTTCACGACGAAGACGGGGTGCTGGAGAGACTGGGTTTCGGACTACATGTTGACTGACATCCAAAACGAAGAACGATCCGATCCAGTTCCATTGTTCGATGTCACCGACGATCTACAGGTCCATGTGAACGATGATGGCATCCTCGAACGGTCTGCCGAGATCGATACCTGTATTCGCCAAGAGGGAAAGAAGTGCGTCGATGATTCTGGCGTCCTCGAGGATGGCTGTGATGGCCTGTTGTATGTCATGTATCACCTCGAGACGTCTCCAGAGCAGGCGACCCCATCCGACGTCGTACCACGGTATATCGGTAAGGCCGAAACATACGGGAAGAAGAGGGAGCTGAGTTCAAACTTCACGGAGATCGCGTACGATCGAAATTCGACGCGAAGCTTTGCACGATGGGGCGGCGGGAACTACTGGCATGTTGGAGAGCTGTCGATGGCCCTCGCTGGGGAAGATGAACGAAAACAACACTGGGTTCAGGCACTCTTCGATTCTGACTCACAGACACTCTCCCAACAGACGTACCTCTGGGTGCATGCATGGAGTGTTGAAGACGACATTGGACCGTATGGAACACCAGCGACGCTCGCGGAAGTAGAGCCATTGCTCATCGGTACCGCGTACGATGCATATCCTGGTGAATTCCTGAATAAAAGTGGAGTTCCGGACGTAGCACCAATCAAGGCAGATATGCTAAAATCCTCTTCACATTGA